The following proteins are encoded in a genomic region of Triticum dicoccoides isolate Atlit2015 ecotype Zavitan chromosome 1B, WEW_v2.0, whole genome shotgun sequence:
- the LOC119349253 gene encoding probable homogentisate phytyltransferase 2, chloroplastic, which yields MASLASPPAPSHSPTTAARYLPAPAGRGRRPAPPAASPIFSSASTRFTLSPRAPCGAARPRRRDTVRACSQAGAAGPAPLSKTLSDLKDSCWRFLRPHTIRGTALGSTALVARALLENPQLIDWRLVFKAFYGLVALICGNGYIVGINQIYDIGIDKVNKPYLPIAAGDLSVQSAWLLVVAFAVVGFSIVVSNFGPFITSLYCLGLFLGTIYSVPPFRLKRYPVAAFLIIATVRGFLLNFGVYYATRAALGLTFQWSSPVAFITCFVTVFALVIAITKDLPDVEGDRKFQISTLATKLGVRNIAFLGSGLLLANYVAAIVVPFLIPQAFRSFVMVPFHAALAVALIFQTWVLEQAKYSKDAISQYYRFIWNLFYAEYIFFPLI from the exons ATGGCTTCCCTCGCCTCCCCTCCCGCCCCCTCCCACTCGCCCACCACCGCCGCTCGCTACCTCCCCGCCCCGGCCGGCCGTGGCAGGCGCCCGGCGCCGCCGGCCGCTTCACCTATCTTCTCCTCTGCTTCCACCCGATTCACTCTGTCCCCGCGCGCCCCCTGCGGCGCCGCCCGACCGCGCCGGCGCGACACCGTGCGG GCATGCTCTCAAGCTGGTGCAGCTGGGCCAGCTCCACTCTCAAAGACGCTATCAGACCTAAAGGATTCCTGCTGGAGATTTTTGAGACCACACACAATTCGTGGAACTGCTTTGGGATCCAC AGCCTTGGTTGCTAGAGCATTATTAGAGAATCCCCAATTGATTGATTGGCGCTTGGTATTCAAAGCATTCTATGGGCTTGTAGCATTAATCTGCGGCAACGGTTACATTGTTGGGATTAATCAGATCTATGACATTGGAATCGACAA GGTAAACAAACCATATTTACCTATTGCTGCCGGTGATCTCTCTGTTCAGTCAGCATGGTTACTGGTCGTAGCATTCGCAGTGGTGGGCTTCTCAATTGTCGTTTCAAACTTTGGACCTTTCATCACCTCTCTTTACTGCCTTGGTCTATTTCTTGGCACTATATATTCTGTTCCTCCATTCAGACTGAAGAGATATCCAGTTGCTGCTTTTCTTATCATTGCAACG GTTCGCGGATTCCTTCTCAACTTTGGGGTGTACTATGCTACTAGAGCTGCATTAGGTCTTACATTCCAATGGAG CTCGCCTGTTGCTTTCATTACATGCTTTGTGACAGTATTTGCTCTGGTCATTGCTATAACCAAAGATCTTCCGGATGTTGAAGGAGACCGCAA ATTCCAAATATCAACTTTGGCGACAAAGCTTGGTGTCAGAAATATTGCCTTCCTTGGCTCTGGTTTATTGCTGGCAAATTATGTTGCTGCTATTGTAGTACCTTTTCTTATTCCTCAG gcTTTCAGGAGCTTTGTAATGGTGCCTTTTCATGCTGCTCTTGCAGTTGCTTTAATTTTTCAG ACATGGGTTCTGGAGCAAGCAAAGTACAGTAAG GATGCTATTTCACAGTACTACCGGTTCATCTGGAACCTCTTCTACGCCGAATACATCTTCTTCCCGCTAATATAG